From a region of the Haematobia irritans isolate KBUSLIRL chromosome 4, ASM5000362v1, whole genome shotgun sequence genome:
- the Tcs3 gene encoding putative tRNA N6-adenosine threonylcarbamoyltransferase Tcs3 — translation MVCSLGIEGSANKIGIGITRDGEVLSNVRRTYITPPGEGFLPKETAKHHRENIISLVKAALNESNISPAEIDVICYTKGPGMAPPLMVGAIVARTLSLLWERPLLGVNHCIGHIEMGRFITGAKNPIVLYVSGGNTQVIAYSNKRYRIFGETIDIAVGNCLDRFARIIKLSNDPSPGYNIEQLAKSGKQYVKLPYVVKGMDVSFSGLLSHIEEIADPSKRKNKRKKPDDVEEPEYTKADLCYSLQETIFAMLVEITERAMAHCESNEVLIVGGVGCNVRLQEMMRIMCEERGGKLFATDERYCIDNGLMIAHAGAEMFKSGTRMDFEDSFVTQRFRTDEVLVTWRDD, via the exons ATGGTGTGTTCTTTGGGAATAGAAGGAAGTGCTAATAAAATTGGCATTGGAATCACACGGGATGGAGAGGTTTTATCAAACGTGAGACGGACGTATATAACTCCTCCAGGAGAAG GTTTTCTACCCAAGGAAACTGCAAAACATCACCGTGAAAACATTATAAGTCTTGTGAAAGCGGCCCtcaatgaatcaaatataagtcCGGCGGAAATCGATGTTATCTGTTACACAAAGGGTCCTGGTATGGCACCACCTTTAATGGTAGGAGCCATCGTTGCACGTACATTATCCCTATTATGGGAAAGGCCGCTATTGGGTGTAAACCATTGCATTGGCCACATTGAAATGGGACGTTTTATAACAGGTGCCAAGAATCCAATTGTGTTATATGTTAGCGGAGGCAATACTCAAGTGATTGCGTACTCTAACAAACGATATCGAATATTTGGAGAGACTATTGACATTGCTGTTGGTAATTGTTTGGATAGATTCGCTCGTATTATTAAACTCTCAAATGATCCCAGCCCAGGATATAATATTGAACAATTGGCCAAATCGGGCAAACAATATGTAAAACTACCTTATGTAGTCAAGG GAATGGATGTCAGTTTCTCGGGACTGCTATCGCATATTGAAGAAATTGCAGATCCtagcaaaagaaaaaataagcGTAAAAAACCTGATGATGTTGAAGAACCTGAATATACAAAAGCCGATCTCTGCTATTCACTACAGGAAACAATTTTCGCCATGTTGGTTGAAATTACAGAAAGAGCGATGGCACACTGTGAGTCTAATGAG GTGCTTATTGTAGGGGGCGTTGGGTGCAACGTACGACTGCAAGAAATGATGCGCATAATGTGTGAAGAGCGTGGTGGTAAATTGTTCGCTACTGATGAGCGTTATTGTATAGATAATGGCCTCATGATAGCCCATGCAGGAGCTGAAATGTTTAAATCTGGAACCCGTATGGATTTCGAAGACTCCTTTGTTACTCAAAGGTTTCGTACCGATGAAGTGTTGGTAACATGGCGGGATGATTAG
- the Pdh gene encoding photoreceptor dehydrogenase yields the protein MSFKGKNAVVTGGASGIGLQVVKLLLQHEAGKVAILDIQDNLEEIVSMRSNFPTQSIIVIKMDVSNEKGMQATFEELAKTFGHLDVVVNVAGLFNDQEVQRTLLVNLGGMINSTLSAMKIMGKDHGGQGGIICNMSSVVGLDPMFLVPVYASTKAGIINFTRCLGNDIYYQRTGVKLITVCPGATITDMFTNFTEKILYPELGDESYRVLDRLNKQSAADVSRCILTALEKQENGAVYIIEGKRLFPMEMKRYWRGIEKQLQE from the exons ATGTcgtttaaaggaaaaaatgcaGTAGTTACCGGTGGGGCAAGTGGCATAGGACTCCAAGTAGTGAAATTGTTGCTGCAACATGAAGCAGGG AAAGTGGCAATACTCGATATTCAGgataatttggaagaaattgtcaGTATGAGATCCAATTTTCCAACGCAAAGTATAATTGTTATTAAAATGGATGTTTCCAATGAGAAGGGAATGCAGGCTACATTTGAAGAACTCGCAAAAACATTCGGCCACCTTGACGTTGTGGTGAATGTTGCCGGGCTATTCAATGACCAAGAAGTTCAGAGAACTTTATTAGTCAATTTAGGTGGCATGATTAATTCCACCTTGAGTGCCATGAAAATAATGGGCAAAGATCACGGTGGCCAAGGTGGTATAATATGTAATATGTCATCAGTTGTTGGTTTAGATCCAATGTTCCTTGTGCCTGTATATGCCTCCACAAAGGCGGGTATTATTAACTTCACCCGATGCCTGGGC AATGACATTTATTACCAACGTACAGGGGTCAAGCTTATAACTGTGTGTCCAGGGGCTACAATAACCGACATGTTTacaaatttcacagaaaaaattctttatccCGAATTAGGCGATGAGTCTTACCGTGTATTGGATCGTCTAAACAAGCAGAGTGCTGCAGATGTGTCTCGCTGCATACTTACCGCACTGGAAAAACAGGAAAATGGAGCCGTTTACATAATTGAAGGTAAACGTCTATTTCCAATGGAAATGAAACGCTACTGGCGGGGTATTGAGAAGCAATTGCAGGAATAA
- the ringer gene encoding tubulin polymerization-promoting protein ringmaker isoform X3, with amino-acid sequence MSDEATNGTSSSPAPPVAEMAEMALEEPKVSFQDQFKAFSKFGDTKSDGKMITLSQSDKWMKQAKVIDKKITTTDTGIHFKKFKSMKISYSDYNKYLEDLAKTKKVELKEIKDKMASCGAPGVMHVSAGKAASAVERLTDTSKYTGSHKERFDASGKGKGIAGRKNIVDDSGYVSGYQNKDTYPENN; translated from the exons ATGTCGGACGAAGCAACTAATGGAACATCATCATCCCCAGCTCCCCCCGTTGCAGAAATGGCTGAAATGGCATTGGAAGAGCCTAAGGTTTCATTCCAAGATCAATTCAAGGCATTCTCTAAATTTGGTGACACAAAATCCGATGGAAAAATGATAACCCTCTCCCAAAGTGATAAATGGATGAAACAGGCAAAagttatagacaaaaaaatcaCCACCACCGACACTGGAATCCACTTCAAGAAATTCAAATCAATGAAGATTTCCTACAGTGACTACAACAAATACTTGGAAGATTTGGCTAAAACCAAAAAGGTTGAATTGAAAGAAATCAAAGATAAAATGGCTTCTTGTGGTGCTCCAGGTGTGATGCATGTATCC GCTGGCAAGGCGGCTTCTGCAGTTGAACGTTTAACCGACACTAGTAAATACACAGGATCTCACAAAGAACGTTTCGATGCCAGCGGCAAAGGCAAAGGTATAGCTGGACGCAAGAATATCGTTGATGATTCCGGTTATGTTTCCGGCTACCAGAATAAGGACACCTATCCCGAAAATAATTAG
- the ringer gene encoding tubulin polymerization-promoting protein ringmaker isoform X1 — protein sequence MHSMVARIAAYRNMSDEATNGTSSSPAPPVAEMAEMALEEPKVSFQDQFKAFSKFGDTKSDGKMITLSQSDKWMKQAKVIDKKITTTDTGIHFKKFKSMKISYSDYNKYLEDLAKTKKVELKEIKDKMASCGAPGVMHVSAGKAASAVERLTDTSKYTGSHKERFDASGKGKGIAGRKNIVDDSGYVSGYQNKDTYPENN from the exons atgcATAGTATGGTTGCTCGGATTGCAGCCTACAG AAACATGTCGGACGAAGCAACTAATGGAACATCATCATCCCCAGCTCCCCCCGTTGCAGAAATGGCTGAAATGGCATTGGAAGAGCCTAAGGTTTCATTCCAAGATCAATTCAAGGCATTCTCTAAATTTGGTGACACAAAATCCGATGGAAAAATGATAACCCTCTCCCAAAGTGATAAATGGATGAAACAGGCAAAagttatagacaaaaaaatcaCCACCACCGACACTGGAATCCACTTCAAGAAATTCAAATCAATGAAGATTTCCTACAGTGACTACAACAAATACTTGGAAGATTTGGCTAAAACCAAAAAGGTTGAATTGAAAGAAATCAAAGATAAAATGGCTTCTTGTGGTGCTCCAGGTGTGATGCATGTATCC GCTGGCAAGGCGGCTTCTGCAGTTGAACGTTTAACCGACACTAGTAAATACACAGGATCTCACAAAGAACGTTTCGATGCCAGCGGCAAAGGCAAAGGTATAGCTGGACGCAAGAATATCGTTGATGATTCCGGTTATGTTTCCGGCTACCAGAATAAGGACACCTATCCCGAAAATAATTAG
- the ringer gene encoding tubulin polymerization-promoting protein ringmaker isoform X2, translating into MGKKNMSDEATNGTSSSPAPPVAEMAEMALEEPKVSFQDQFKAFSKFGDTKSDGKMITLSQSDKWMKQAKVIDKKITTTDTGIHFKKFKSMKISYSDYNKYLEDLAKTKKVELKEIKDKMASCGAPGVMHVSAGKAASAVERLTDTSKYTGSHKERFDASGKGKGIAGRKNIVDDSGYVSGYQNKDTYPENN; encoded by the exons ATgggaaaaaa AAACATGTCGGACGAAGCAACTAATGGAACATCATCATCCCCAGCTCCCCCCGTTGCAGAAATGGCTGAAATGGCATTGGAAGAGCCTAAGGTTTCATTCCAAGATCAATTCAAGGCATTCTCTAAATTTGGTGACACAAAATCCGATGGAAAAATGATAACCCTCTCCCAAAGTGATAAATGGATGAAACAGGCAAAagttatagacaaaaaaatcaCCACCACCGACACTGGAATCCACTTCAAGAAATTCAAATCAATGAAGATTTCCTACAGTGACTACAACAAATACTTGGAAGATTTGGCTAAAACCAAAAAGGTTGAATTGAAAGAAATCAAAGATAAAATGGCTTCTTGTGGTGCTCCAGGTGTGATGCATGTATCC GCTGGCAAGGCGGCTTCTGCAGTTGAACGTTTAACCGACACTAGTAAATACACAGGATCTCACAAAGAACGTTTCGATGCCAGCGGCAAAGGCAAAGGTATAGCTGGACGCAAGAATATCGTTGATGATTCCGGTTATGTTTCCGGCTACCAGAATAAGGACACCTATCCCGAAAATAATTAG